Proteins encoded in a region of the Diabrotica undecimpunctata isolate CICGRU chromosome 10, icDiaUnde3, whole genome shotgun sequence genome:
- the LOC140451605 gene encoding uncharacterized protein has translation MHIKQVIKQSDDLMHIIKKLSKIIFDKFTERDRKVWTRRLNSQIFRCSKVIKNNRLSVGTVRKLQTYIGHFKHFRQIILNFNNKYVGLGLNSKLRNRIKWENVISCFASRIKTGVIVNLVHKDLTQFLNDCYIIFSRKIKIILKTNRILKVNTTFCGEFIKKSSDTESLDLKYFNTKNAIIDTSTDLHLWFSENVKDKIFTKLSEFAEKDSGAALSKVISLEVNINKVEIGNGSSFIDLPIEIQKKRACINVHNVDQACFYWSIVSALYPVPTNPQRVSKYPHYSTVLQTDKLESPMPLSQISKFEKSNAISVNVFALELNVVKDKQFYEVVPARLTPQKMEKHVNLLLIQDKYFPKLNDYDAPPEDDDDQTEIRLHYCWIKDLGKLVRSQLNKNTRKKYICDRCLNYFHSESKLAEHEEMCSDVNKCKMTVPKYDHVAFRNFTYKQTTPFIVYADFECQLHHFTDSNVTFRQKCRDTYKLDPAWYYTMPGYTWDCMLKYTQCKLELLKDVDMILFMEKAIRGGISVCSNRYSEANNKYISSYDPTRPSKYILYLDVNNLYGWAMSEALPIGGFKWIEDVTKFGVGNLPEGHIDIMSIQDDAKEGYFFQVDLEYPRELHDKHKDFPFAAEHRIPPGSKLPKLIPTLYHKTKYIMHYRNLKQALANGLILIKIHKVLKFNQSAWLRPYIELNTNLRAAATNSFEKNLFKLMNNAVFGKTMENQRRHRIVKLCKKWHGRYGAKNLIASSRFHSRTIFSENLVAIELKKSEVCFNKPLYIGAAILDISKLCMYDFHYNFMLPTMGEENCSLLYMDTDSFIYELQCSDAYREVLKAHPSKFDTSDYAENNPYEIERIINIHALTEVADELVTDQFYDQLQVECENVHKKEMQL, from the exons ATGCATATAAAACAAGTGATTAAACAGTCTGATGATTTGATGCACATTATTAAAAAgcttagtaaaataattttcgataaattcactgaaagagatcgtaaagtttggacaagacggttaaatagtcaaatttttagatgtagtaaagtaattaaaaacaatagactatccgtaggaacagttagaaaattgcaaacttacataggacattttaagcattttaggcaaattattttaaatttcaataataagtaCGTTGGGTTGGGGCTTAATTCAAAATTACGCAATAGAATTAAATGGGAAAATGTTATTTCGTGTTTTGCTAGTCGAATTAAAACTGGAGTTATAGTTAATTTAGTGCATAAGGACTTAACACAGTTCCTAaatgattgttatattatttttagcagaaaaattaaaattattttaaaaacaaatagaatTCTTAAAGTTAATACTACATTTTGTGGcgaattcattaaaaaatcaagtgataccgaaagtttagatttaaaatatttcaacactaaaaatgctattatagacacatcgaccgatttacatctttggtttagtgaaaatgttaaggataaaatttttacaaagctgtctgaatttgcagaaaaagatTCGGGTGCTGCTCTGTCTAAAGTAATTTCATtagaagttaatattaataaagtagaaATAGGAAACGGTTCATCGTTCATTGACTTGCCAATAGAGATTCAGAAAAAACGAGCGTGCATTAATGTGCATAACGTTGATCAGGCTTGTTTTTATTGGTCGATTGTTAGCGCTCTGTATCCAGTTCCTACAAATCCACAACGAGTTTCGAAATATCCACATTATTCTACTGTTTTGCAAACAGACAAATTAGAAAGCCCAATGCCATTAagtcaaatttcaaaatttgaaaaatcaaaCGCCATATCTGTCAATGTGTTTGCATTAGAATTAAACGTAGTGAAGGACAAACAATTTTATGAAGTAGTACCTGCCAGACTGACaccgcaaaagatggaaaagcatGTTAATTTGCTCCTAATACAGGATAAATATTTCCCAAAATTAAACGATTACGATGCTCCTCCAGAAGATGATGATGATCAGACTGAAATACGCCttcattattgttggattaaagaTTTAGGAAAATTAGTAAGATCACAATTGAACAAAAACacacgtaaaaaatatatttgcgatcgttgtttaaactattttcacaGCGAAAGCAAACTAGCAGAGCACGAAGAAATGTGTTCAGATGTGAATAAATGCAAAATGACTGTTCCCAAATATGACCATGTGGCTTTTCGCAATTTTACATACAAACAAACAACTCCGTTTATAGTTTATGCTGATTTTGAATGCCAATTACATCATTTTACAGATTCCAATGTCACA tttcgacaaaaatgtcgagacacaTATAAATTAGATCCAGCATGGTATTATACTATGCCAGGATACACTTGGGATTGTATGCTCAAATATACACAATGTAAATTAGAATTGCTAAAAGATGTGGATATGATCTTGTTTATGGAAAAAGCCATAAGAGGTGGGATATCTGTTTGTAGCAACAGATATTCGGAGGCCAACAACAAATACATTTCGTCGTATGATCCCACACGGCCCTCTAAGTACATCCTCTATTTAGATGTAAACAATCTGTATGGCTGGGCCATGAGTGAAGCTTTACCAATAGGAGGATTCAAGTGGATCGAAGACGTAACCAAATTTGGTGTTGGTAATCTTCCCGAAGGCCATATAGATATTATGTCAATACAGGATGATGCAAAGGAGGgctattttttccaagttgactTGGAGTATCCACGCGAATTACACGACAAacataaagattttccatttGCTGCCGAACACCGCATTCCGCCCGGTTCAAAATTGCCAAAGTTAATACCAACTTTATAtcacaaaaccaaatatattatgCATTATAGAAATCTTAAACAGGCATTAGCCAACgggttaattttaataaaaatacataaagttttgaaatttaatcaATCTGCGTGGCTGCGACCGTATATCGAGTTAAATACAAATTTACGGGCGGCAGCCACCAacagttttgagaaaaatttgttcaaattaaTGAATAATGCTGTGTTCGGCAAGACCATGGAGAATCAAAGACGTCATCGTattgtaaaattatgtaaaaagtggCATGGAAGGTACGGAGCCAAAAATTTGATTGCGAGTAGTCGATTTCACAGTCGTACGATCTTTAGCGAAAATTTGGTAGCTATCGAACTTAAGAAATCAGAAGTATGTTTTAATAAACCCCTGTATATAGGCGCAGCAATCCTCGATATATCCAAATTATGTATGTATGATTTTCACTACAACTTTATGCTTCCAACGATGGGAGAGGAAAACTGTTCATTGCTGTACATGGATACAGATAGCTTTATTTATGAATTGCAATGTTCAGATGCATATAGAGAGGTTTTAAAGGCGCATCCAAGTAAATTCGATACCTCAGACTATGCCGAAAACAACCCATACgaaatagaaag